One window of the Nitratidesulfovibrio sp. genome contains the following:
- the rnr gene encoding ribonuclease R, producing MTKKKRDESYVLPDANDLTALFREAHRPLTIDALMRMLGLHRRMKKELEGRLEDLVRQGRTIRLRGGAWGLVEQLRLVTGTLSIQRSGMGFVLPEEKGRDDIYVHSYQMGDAWHGDKVVVALLPGRHGKNPEGRIVRVLERGRKEIPARVVRSMGKHSLLCRPADPRMAVSFMVDMSAVEEKAEKGDLVVAAPGDKVEDGLWAATGLAVLGADDNVLVQERLVKINHDVPTDFPPEVLEEARDLPAEPSRDDMEGRIDLRHLEFVTIDGAKARDFDDAVYVEEQSTGYRLWVAIADVAHYVRPGSAMDREAQARSNSYYFPQSVEPMLPEALSNGLCSLNPRVPRLAMVAETFFYADGSPGRSKFYAAIIESKARLTYGQVNRALIEKDEKERRLLTPVLPLLERAEGLARLLNAKRSERGSLDFDLPEPEVIFNIYGETVDIGRKVRHFGHQIIEEFMIAANEAVARFLTEKNARFLYRVHPEPDTEKLEGLFKVLARTSLAQHLPGKPSAKALQGVLQAAKGTDQEFVVNRMALRTMMQARYAPDHEGHFGLASECYCHFTSPIRRYADLIVHRALRRTLGLPVNGPLPGERALLTIADTLNVNERVAMEAEREILKRITVLFLSERVGEEFTGVISGIIDFGFFVEFNEVMAEGMVRLSSLDDDYYGYLPERQELVGERTGRSFRLGQAVTVRLADVNVARLEVNLALAGPDAVASTGVRKERRDHAGRSGRDARGGRGARPGTPDGRDGRTGRREPDSVAAAPARAGALDERAARKARARAATDAGLDDPMPTPIPEPLENAPRRGRKPAQPGKGRAAAEPAPGRKDGAAKKAGSVFGQAPAKPDSARRGKGGDAKARTQEDKASSPVKPGGKGNAGDAGKASAKGNGKTVAKAGDSGMAATAAKGGAGTAKAAPVSDRPASGTKAGGTTTKGGNAPKAPVRSGDAGTSGPNTSGRDTSGRGTSSRDTSDQNKADRDTSGRGKASGNDSAKGTPPAKGRPASAKAESARTESPKSESARTGAPGSKSPAPAKPAPIKPAKAPKPPKDGKG from the coding sequence ATGACAAAGAAGAAACGCGACGAGAGCTACGTGCTGCCCGACGCGAACGACCTGACGGCCCTGTTTCGCGAGGCGCACCGCCCGCTGACCATCGACGCGCTGATGCGCATGCTGGGCCTGCACCGCCGCATGAAGAAGGAACTGGAGGGCCGCCTGGAGGACCTCGTCCGGCAGGGGCGCACCATCCGCCTGCGCGGCGGGGCCTGGGGCCTTGTGGAACAGCTGCGGCTGGTCACGGGTACCCTGTCCATCCAGCGTTCCGGAATGGGCTTCGTGCTGCCCGAGGAAAAGGGGCGCGACGACATCTACGTGCATTCCTACCAGATGGGCGATGCCTGGCACGGCGACAAGGTGGTGGTGGCCCTGCTGCCCGGACGCCACGGCAAGAATCCGGAAGGGCGCATCGTGCGCGTGCTGGAGCGGGGCCGCAAGGAAATACCCGCCCGCGTGGTGCGCAGCATGGGCAAGCACAGCCTGCTGTGCCGCCCGGCCGACCCGCGCATGGCCGTCAGCTTCATGGTGGACATGAGCGCCGTGGAAGAGAAGGCCGAAAAGGGCGACCTTGTGGTTGCCGCCCCCGGTGACAAGGTGGAGGACGGCCTGTGGGCGGCCACCGGGCTTGCCGTGCTGGGCGCCGACGACAACGTGCTGGTGCAGGAACGGTTGGTGAAGATCAACCACGACGTGCCCACCGACTTTCCGCCCGAGGTGCTGGAAGAAGCCCGCGACCTGCCCGCCGAGCCAAGCCGCGACGACATGGAAGGCCGCATCGACTTGCGCCACCTGGAGTTCGTCACCATAGACGGGGCCAAGGCCCGCGACTTCGACGACGCCGTGTACGTGGAGGAACAGAGCACCGGCTACCGCCTGTGGGTGGCCATCGCCGACGTGGCCCACTACGTGCGGCCCGGTTCGGCCATGGACCGCGAGGCGCAGGCCCGGTCCAACTCGTACTATTTCCCGCAGTCGGTGGAACCCATGCTGCCCGAGGCCCTTTCCAACGGGCTGTGCAGCCTGAACCCGCGCGTGCCCCGGCTGGCCATGGTGGCGGAAACCTTCTTCTACGCCGACGGCAGCCCCGGCCGCAGCAAGTTCTATGCGGCCATCATCGAATCCAAGGCCCGGCTTACCTACGGGCAGGTCAACCGGGCGCTGATCGAGAAGGACGAGAAGGAGCGCCGCCTGCTCACCCCGGTGCTGCCCCTGCTGGAACGCGCCGAAGGGCTGGCCCGCCTGCTGAACGCCAAGCGTTCGGAACGCGGCAGCCTGGACTTCGACCTGCCCGAGCCGGAGGTGATCTTCAACATCTACGGCGAGACGGTGGACATTGGCCGCAAGGTGCGCCACTTCGGCCACCAGATCATCGAAGAGTTCATGATCGCCGCCAACGAGGCGGTGGCCCGCTTCCTGACCGAAAAGAACGCCCGCTTCCTGTACCGGGTGCACCCGGAGCCGGACACCGAGAAGCTGGAGGGGCTGTTCAAGGTGCTGGCCCGCACCTCGCTGGCGCAGCACCTGCCCGGCAAGCCTTCGGCCAAGGCGTTGCAGGGCGTGTTGCAGGCGGCCAAGGGCACCGACCAGGAATTCGTGGTCAACCGCATGGCCCTGCGCACCATGATGCAGGCCCGTTACGCGCCCGACCACGAAGGCCATTTCGGCCTGGCTTCGGAATGCTACTGCCATTTCACCTCGCCCATCCGCCGGTACGCCGACCTGATCGTGCACCGCGCGCTGCGCCGCACGCTGGGGCTGCCGGTGAACGGGCCGCTGCCGGGCGAACGGGCCCTGCTGACCATTGCCGACACCCTGAACGTGAACGAGCGCGTGGCCATGGAGGCCGAGCGCGAGATACTCAAGCGCATCACCGTGCTGTTCCTGTCCGAACGGGTGGGTGAAGAGTTCACCGGGGTCATTTCCGGCATCATCGACTTCGGCTTTTTCGTGGAATTCAACGAGGTGATGGCCGAGGGCATGGTGCGCCTGTCGTCGCTGGACGACGACTACTACGGCTACCTGCCGGAGCGGCAGGAACTGGTGGGCGAGCGCACGGGACGCAGCTTCCGGCTGGGCCAGGCCGTGACGGTGCGCCTTGCGGATGTCAACGTGGCGCGGCTGGAGGTGAACCTGGCGTTGGCCGGTCCGGACGCCGTGGCGTCCACCGGGGTGCGCAAGGAACGCCGCGATCATGCTGGCCGGAGCGGGCGGGACGCCCGTGGCGGGCGCGGTGCGCGTCCCGGCACTCCCGACGGGCGTGACGGTCGCACCGGTCGCCGTGAACCCGATAGCGTGGCCGCAGCGCCCGCGCGGGCTGGTGCCCTTGACGAACGCGCCGCCCGCAAGGCCCGCGCGCGCGCGGCTACCGATGCCGGGTTGGACGATCCGATGCCCACACCCATTCCGGAACCGTTGGAGAATGCCCCGCGCCGTGGACGAAAGCCCGCGCAGCCCGGCAAGGGGCGGGCCGCCGCCGAGCCCGCTCCCGGTCGCAAGGATGGCGCCGCGAAGAAGGCTGGCAGTGTCTTTGGGCAAGCCCCGGCAAAGCCGGATTCGGCCCGCCGTGGCAAGGGCGGTGACGCCAAGGCCCGGACGCAGGAAGACAAGGCGTCCTCTCCGGTGAAACCGGGCGGCAAGGGAAACGCTGGCGACGCAGGCAAGGCGTCTGCCAAGGGCAACGGCAAGACCGTCGCCAAGGCCGGGGATAGCGGCATGGCCGCCACCGCCGCAAAGGGTGGTGCGGGCACAGCCAAGGCAGCCCCTGTATCCGACAGGCCCGCGTCGGGCACGAAGGCCGGGGGCACGACCACCAAGGGGGGCAATGCCCCGAAAGCTCCGGTCCGGTCAGGTGATGCAGGCACGTCGGGCCCGAACACGTCGGGCAGGGACACGTCGGGCAGGGGCACGTCGAGCAGGGACACGTCCGACCAAAACAAAGCGGACAGGGACACGTCGGGCAGGGGCAAGGCCTCCGGGAACGATTCCGCCAAGGGCACGCCGCCCGCGAAAGGCAGGCCCGCGTCCGCCAAGGCCGAATCCGCCAGAACCGAGTCCCCCAAGTCCGAATCGGCCAGGACCGGCGCGCCTGGGTCCAAGTCTCCTGCGCCCGCCAAGCCCGCCCCCATTAAGCCTGCCAAGGCCCCAAAGCCCCCAAAGGACGGCAAAGGCTAG
- the lpxK gene encoding tetraacyldisaccharide 4'-kinase, whose translation MNIAAVQKTCAPLLRPLGAAYAACMAARRAAYEAGVLPRFAPPRPVVSVGNICWGGTGKTPLVHWLLRWCGAHGLSAAVLTRGYGAKPPQLPLLVRAENSAAEAGDEPLMLARQNPDAAVLVDPVRRRAGHWAEAHLAPHLYLLDDGFQHLAVRRDLDIVVLRPADLTGEWGRTIPAGSWREGASALGRAHAFCVKAEPDMFNALGPQLERRLIRYGMPVFSFRLAPRGLVRVGRGLDPRPAEQGAVTRAHLDGAPYVLVSGVGEPAQVHATATRFFGYPPLLHRVFPDHHPYGPGDVRLLAGEGCAVVCTPKDAVKLAPLCGEGDGCRGHDGSGGDGANPPDLWAFDLVTEFGPALWSTTNFPEWWAARWAGLSAARRA comes from the coding sequence ATGAACATCGCCGCCGTGCAGAAGACCTGTGCCCCCCTTCTGCGCCCGTTGGGCGCGGCCTACGCAGCGTGCATGGCCGCCCGCCGCGCCGCGTACGAGGCGGGCGTGCTGCCGCGCTTTGCTCCTCCGCGCCCGGTGGTGTCGGTGGGCAACATCTGCTGGGGCGGCACGGGCAAGACGCCACTGGTGCACTGGCTGCTACGCTGGTGCGGCGCGCACGGGCTGTCCGCCGCCGTACTCACGCGCGGCTACGGGGCGAAACCGCCGCAACTTCCCCTGCTGGTGCGGGCCGAAAACTCGGCGGCGGAGGCGGGCGACGAACCGCTGATGCTGGCCCGCCAGAACCCCGACGCGGCCGTGCTGGTGGACCCGGTGCGGCGCAGGGCCGGACACTGGGCAGAGGCGCACCTTGCCCCGCACCTGTACCTGCTGGACGACGGTTTTCAGCACCTGGCGGTGCGCCGCGACCTGGACATCGTGGTGTTGCGCCCGGCGGACCTGACCGGTGAATGGGGCCGGACCATCCCGGCGGGATCGTGGCGCGAGGGTGCGTCCGCGCTGGGCCGCGCTCATGCCTTCTGCGTGAAGGCGGAGCCGGACATGTTCAATGCCCTGGGCCCTCAACTGGAACGCCGCCTGATTCGCTACGGCATGCCGGTGTTCAGCTTTCGTCTTGCCCCGCGCGGCCTTGTGCGGGTGGGCCGGGGACTGGACCCGCGCCCGGCGGAGCAGGGGGCGGTAACCCGTGCGCATCTGGACGGCGCGCCCTACGTGCTGGTCAGCGGCGTGGGCGAACCGGCGCAGGTGCACGCAACGGCCACGCGCTTTTTCGGCTATCCGCCCCTGCTCCACCGCGTTTTTCCCGACCATCATCCCTACGGCCCCGGCGATGTGCGCCTGCTGGCGGGCGAGGGGTGCGCGGTGGTGTGCACCCCCAAGGACGCCGTCAAACTGGCGCCGTTGTGCGGCGAAGGTGACGGGTGCCGTGGCCATGACGGTTCCGGGGGCGACGGCGCCAACCCGCCGGACCTGTGGGCCTTCGACCTGGTGACCGAATTCGGACCGGCATTGTGGTCCACGACGAATTTTCCCGAATGGTGGGCCGCCCGCTGGGCGGGGCTTTCCGCAGCCCGCCGGGCCTGA
- a CDS encoding Bax inhibitor-1/YccA family protein has protein sequence MLGRTVSAPTRARAETVNAFMRGVYNWMFVGLAVTAGAAWFTASSPAMLQLVFGNSFVLIGLILAELGLVMGISAGIARLSGGAATGLFVLYSALNGITLSAVLLAYTAGTVFQAFATAAGMFGAMSLYGLTTKKDLTSWGSFLFMGLIGILIASVVNIFVGSSAMSLVISAIGVIVFTGLTAYDSQKLRMMGETAPMDDATAIRRGTILGALTLYLDFINLFLMMLRLFGSSRD, from the coding sequence GCGGGCAGAAACCGTCAACGCCTTCATGCGTGGTGTATACAACTGGATGTTCGTGGGGCTTGCCGTGACGGCAGGTGCCGCGTGGTTCACTGCGTCAAGCCCGGCCATGCTGCAACTGGTGTTCGGCAACAGCTTCGTGCTGATCGGCCTGATCCTTGCCGAACTCGGCCTGGTCATGGGCATCAGCGCGGGCATCGCACGCCTTTCCGGCGGCGCGGCCACCGGGCTTTTCGTGCTGTACAGCGCGCTGAACGGCATCACCCTTTCTGCGGTGCTGCTGGCCTACACAGCGGGTACGGTGTTCCAGGCCTTCGCCACGGCGGCGGGCATGTTCGGCGCCATGTCCCTCTACGGCCTGACCACCAAGAAGGACCTCACCTCGTGGGGCAGCTTTTTGTTCATGGGCCTCATCGGCATTCTCATCGCCAGCGTGGTGAACATTTTCGTGGGCAGCTCGGCCATGTCGCTGGTCATCAGCGCCATCGGCGTCATCGTGTTCACGGGGCTGACCGCCTACGACAGCCAGAAGCTGCGCATGATGGGCGAAACCGCCCCCATGGACGACGCCACGGCCATCCGGCGTGGTACCATCCTGGGCGCGTTGACCCTGTACCTGGACTTCATCAACCTGTTCCTGATGATGCTGCGCCTGTTCGGTTCTTCGCGCGACTAG